The Longimicrobium sp. genome has a window encoding:
- a CDS encoding PAS domain S-box protein, protein MHPLLERIVGQLFGGAPRHPESETLLRALDAGLSAHDADAQALRAGDEHFRVLAETIPAAIFIYQGERFRYVNAAATELTGYTREELLAVRFWDVVHPEHRELVRARGIARQRGEALPQRYSVKLLRKDGTERWVILTAGRIEFQGEQAGLGTAFDITDRKNAEDALARQGLAFENLYDAVLITDPQGRITDWNPAAERIYGWNRGEVLGKTVELWLPPSEAAELNRRILDALDAEGRWSGKIRFVRKDGGLGLSETVVVPLRDAAGRRVGALGVSRDVTQSEHAAEALRASEERYRLMVAGSEQVFFYQHDLHGVYESVSPSVHEVLGYRMEEMLGRRYGSLQSAGWDIAEVDAQTAVTLGSAGTPHSYRVVVRHRDGHPVTLELVETAVRRGGEVVGVQGFARDITARTRAEEALRESEERYRTLFEESRDAVYITTLEGRFVSVNQALVDQFGYTRQELLSGDVSHLYADPQDRDRFRDEIFREGFVREFEVRFTRRDGETLHCLVSATLRRAPDGTVLGYQGIIHDITERKRAEERLAYGALHDALTGLPNRALFMDRLERAASGRREGAALAVFFMDLDRFKVINDSLGHGVGDRMLVEIARRLAAAIPPDATVARFGGDEFTLLLPSTTTRQATHMAERLLEALAVPFALAPGHDVFASASMGIALASGTAERPEELLRNADAALSRAKARGKNRYEVFDRAMHAEAVERLRLESDLRRALERGELRLLFQPMVSLEDGRVAGFEGLLRWEHPDRGTISPNLFIPLAEETGLISAVGRWVLDEGCSQLAEWTRLYPERRLIVSLNLSARQFGDADLADHVARGLVACGVDPSRLWLEITETVILENAEPARSTLRTLKELGVQLCMDDFGTGYSSLGYLHRMELDELKIDRSFVSRMDHDRRSTQLVHAIIALAHNLGVRVVAEGVETPAQLAALRAQRCDYAQGFLFARPLTPSAAADLLDRDTRW, encoded by the coding sequence TTGCATCCACTGCTCGAGCGCATCGTTGGGCAGCTCTTCGGCGGCGCCCCGCGCCACCCGGAGAGCGAGACGCTGCTGCGCGCACTGGACGCCGGGCTTTCCGCGCACGATGCCGACGCGCAAGCACTGCGCGCCGGCGACGAGCACTTCCGGGTGCTGGCCGAGACCATCCCCGCGGCCATCTTCATCTACCAGGGCGAGCGGTTCCGCTACGTCAACGCAGCCGCCACCGAGCTGACCGGCTACACGCGCGAGGAGCTCCTCGCCGTGCGCTTCTGGGACGTGGTGCACCCCGAGCACCGCGAGCTTGTGCGCGCGCGCGGGATCGCGAGGCAGCGCGGCGAGGCCCTTCCGCAGCGCTACTCGGTGAAGCTGCTGCGCAAGGACGGCACGGAGCGCTGGGTGATCCTGACGGCGGGCCGCATCGAGTTTCAGGGGGAGCAAGCGGGGCTCGGCACCGCCTTCGACATCACCGACCGCAAGAACGCCGAGGACGCGCTGGCGCGGCAGGGGCTCGCCTTCGAGAACCTGTACGACGCGGTCCTCATCACCGACCCCCAGGGGCGCATCACGGACTGGAACCCCGCCGCGGAGCGCATCTACGGCTGGAATCGCGGCGAGGTGCTGGGGAAGACGGTGGAGCTGTGGCTCCCCCCTAGCGAGGCGGCGGAGCTGAACCGGCGCATCCTGGACGCGCTCGACGCCGAGGGCCGCTGGTCCGGCAAGATCCGCTTCGTGCGCAAGGACGGCGGGCTGGGGCTCTCGGAGACGGTGGTCGTTCCGCTGCGGGACGCGGCGGGCCGGCGGGTGGGGGCGCTGGGGGTGAGCCGCGACGTCACCCAGAGCGAACACGCCGCCGAAGCGTTGCGTGCCAGCGAAGAGCGCTACCGGCTGATGGTGGCAGGGAGTGAGCAGGTCTTCTTCTACCAGCACGACCTGCACGGGGTGTACGAGTCGGTGTCCCCCTCCGTCCACGAGGTGCTGGGGTACCGCATGGAGGAGATGCTGGGGCGGCGCTACGGGTCGCTGCAGTCGGCGGGGTGGGACATCGCCGAGGTGGACGCGCAGACGGCCGTCACCCTGGGCTCCGCGGGGACGCCGCACTCGTACCGCGTCGTCGTCCGGCACCGCGACGGCCATCCCGTGACCCTGGAGCTGGTGGAGACGGCGGTGCGGCGCGGCGGCGAGGTGGTGGGGGTGCAGGGCTTCGCGCGCGACATCACCGCACGCACCCGCGCCGAAGAGGCGCTGCGCGAGAGCGAGGAGCGCTACCGCACCCTCTTCGAGGAGAGCCGCGACGCGGTGTACATCACCACGCTGGAGGGGCGCTTCGTCTCGGTGAACCAGGCGCTGGTGGACCAGTTCGGCTACACGCGCCAGGAGCTGCTCTCCGGCGACGTGTCGCACCTGTACGCCGATCCGCAGGACCGCGACCGCTTCCGCGACGAGATCTTTCGCGAGGGGTTCGTGCGCGAGTTCGAGGTCAGGTTCACGCGGCGCGACGGGGAGACGCTCCACTGCCTGGTGAGCGCCACCCTGCGCCGCGCCCCTGACGGCACGGTGCTCGGCTACCAGGGGATCATCCACGACATCACCGAGCGGAAGCGCGCCGAGGAGCGCCTGGCGTACGGTGCACTGCACGATGCACTAACCGGCCTCCCCAACCGCGCCCTCTTCATGGACCGGCTGGAGCGCGCGGCCAGCGGGCGGCGCGAGGGGGCCGCGCTGGCGGTCTTCTTCATGGACCTGGACCGCTTCAAGGTCATCAACGACTCGCTGGGCCACGGCGTGGGCGACCGCATGCTGGTGGAGATCGCCCGCCGCCTGGCCGCCGCCATCCCGCCCGACGCCACCGTCGCGCGCTTCGGCGGCGACGAGTTCACCCTCCTCCTCCCCTCCACCACCACGCGCCAGGCGACGCACATGGCCGAGCGCCTGCTGGAAGCGCTGGCCGTGCCTTTTGCCCTCGCGCCCGGTCACGACGTCTTCGCCTCGGCCAGCATGGGGATCGCCCTGGCCAGCGGCACCGCCGAGCGGCCGGAGGAGCTGCTGCGCAATGCGGACGCGGCGCTGAGCCGGGCCAAGGCGCGCGGCAAGAACCGCTACGAGGTGTTCGACCGCGCCATGCACGCCGAGGCCGTCGAGCGCCTTCGCCTGGAGAGCGACCTGCGGCGCGCCCTGGAGCGCGGCGAGCTGCGCCTCCTCTTTCAGCCGATGGTGTCGCTGGAGGATGGGCGGGTGGCGGGCTTCGAGGGGCTGCTGCGCTGGGAGCACCCGGATCGAGGCACCATCTCGCCCAACCTCTTCATCCCCCTGGCCGAGGAGACGGGGCTGATCTCGGCGGTGGGGCGCTGGGTGCTGGACGAGGGGTGCAGCCAGCTCGCGGAGTGGACGCGCCTCTACCCGGAGCGGCGGCTGATCGTCTCGCTCAACCTGTCCGCCCGCCAGTTCGGCGACGCGGACCTGGCGGACCACGTGGCGCGCGGCCTGGTGGCGTGCGGGGTGGATCCCTCGCGCCTCTGGCTGGAGATCACGGAGACGGTGATCCTGGAGAACGCCGAGCCCGCGCGCTCCACGCTGCGGACGCTCAAGGAGCTGGGGGTGCAGCTCTGCATGGACGACTTCGGCACCGGCTACTCGTCGCTCGGCTACCTGCACCGCATGGAGCTGGACGAGCTCAAGATCGACCGCTCCTTCGTGAGCCGGATGGACCACGACCGGCGCAGCACGCAGCTGGTGCACGCCATCATCGCGCTGGCGCACAACCTGGGAGTGCGCGTGGTGGCGGAGGGTGTGGAGACGCCCGCCCAGCTCGCCGCCCTGCGCGCCCAGCGCTGCGACTACGCGCAGGGCTTCCTCTTCGCCCGCCCCCTCACCCCCTCCGCCGCCGCCGACCTGCTGGACCGCGACACGCGCTGGTGA
- a CDS encoding alpha/beta hydrolase: MRLAAAGAMLVATAACSGDRAPTSSRLTVPEGTSRYIAVDQEIDQSDSYVIADASVETSTTLTYDQAVPHPETGEMVTSITTNTPAEQVGVHTGYDSYGRTRTSTYFGADPDPAADPGEQTATVRTINDDQYTWNMHGQMVGMEADDPHITDVTGTLVDAPVTEGLVTGDPRSVDIVAFFSISPAVGGGRVPAAARQQVEQLGPNRVRVSIAGVDVSLRAGENRNGAAVGRGTGRGKIARTFRRDRDAWVLEELRIEGEEATEGRGRAVHTQTMRFKNVRWNRNPAKDAARSRRRAERARNGTTAPAPSRSPSAVVSPVDCPPDNYTTDPDCDMGGGGGGGGGDTGSTVYTGSVGSSSAEGDAAMEWRLPYQGASTGTRIVVQHGFADNGDSYRQGRVGDALRSFYYDQLIFPTTSWSQTYEAQAQQLRASVEGFRNGDGGKYVFVGYSNGGILSRQVGQSNPDLMRGVISVSTPHRGVPVMRLGRPALNTMMTFAAVGLLASCQVRNHSGCNTQQALATLSGRYGIDAMWPVAHQMVPGSAYLQTLNSASEGWRKISMEQHTSQRWAFWRVYKDLNCYGPEAPCGGRDAVRKLDKTYKNLIAQTVVTGILGFVIQGLHTYTVIYGMAVAGLNAMDWIWDAVTSPGDGSDGVVPNRSQEYPGANRREIITNADSHDAAKKSVDKAISRLKQVLRDERWAGS; this comes from the coding sequence ATGAGGCTCGCCGCGGCCGGCGCCATGCTCGTGGCTACGGCAGCCTGCTCAGGCGACCGGGCGCCCACGTCGTCCCGGCTCACCGTACCCGAGGGCACCTCGCGATACATCGCCGTCGACCAGGAGATCGACCAGAGCGATTCATACGTGATCGCCGACGCATCGGTCGAGACGAGCACCACGCTGACCTATGACCAGGCTGTCCCGCACCCCGAGACGGGGGAGATGGTCACCAGCATCACCACCAACACTCCCGCGGAGCAGGTGGGGGTGCATACGGGCTACGATTCGTACGGCCGCACCCGTACCTCCACCTATTTCGGCGCCGATCCAGACCCGGCGGCGGACCCGGGCGAGCAGACGGCCACCGTCCGCACCATCAACGACGATCAGTACACCTGGAACATGCACGGGCAGATGGTGGGGATGGAGGCGGATGATCCGCACATCACCGACGTCACCGGCACCCTGGTGGATGCACCGGTAACCGAGGGGTTGGTCACGGGGGATCCGCGCTCCGTAGACATCGTCGCGTTCTTCTCGATCAGCCCGGCGGTGGGGGGAGGCAGGGTTCCGGCAGCTGCCCGCCAGCAGGTGGAGCAGCTTGGCCCGAACCGAGTGCGCGTCAGTATCGCGGGGGTGGACGTCAGCCTTCGCGCGGGCGAAAACAGGAACGGCGCCGCGGTCGGGCGCGGGACCGGCCGTGGGAAGATCGCGCGTACCTTCCGGAGGGACAGGGACGCCTGGGTCCTGGAGGAGCTCCGCATCGAGGGTGAGGAAGCGACGGAAGGCCGCGGACGCGCCGTGCACACGCAGACGATGCGCTTCAAGAACGTCCGCTGGAACCGCAATCCGGCCAAGGACGCGGCGCGCAGCCGGCGGCGCGCCGAGCGGGCCCGCAACGGCACCACCGCGCCCGCTCCCAGCCGCAGCCCGTCCGCTGTCGTTTCGCCCGTCGACTGCCCGCCTGATAACTACACCACGGATCCGGATTGCGACATGGGCGGTGGCGGTGGCGGTGGAGGTGGGGATACCGGGTCGACTGTCTACACCGGCTCCGTGGGGTCCAGCAGCGCGGAGGGGGACGCGGCGATGGAGTGGCGGCTGCCATATCAGGGGGCGTCCACCGGTACTCGGATCGTGGTACAGCACGGGTTTGCGGACAATGGCGACTCCTACCGCCAAGGCCGTGTGGGGGACGCGCTCAGAAGTTTCTACTACGACCAGCTGATTTTCCCAACTACCAGCTGGAGCCAGACGTACGAGGCGCAGGCGCAGCAGCTGCGCGCAAGCGTGGAGGGGTTCCGCAACGGTGACGGCGGCAAGTACGTGTTCGTCGGCTATAGCAACGGCGGGATTTTGTCGCGTCAGGTGGGGCAGTCGAACCCAGACCTGATGAGAGGCGTGATTTCGGTCAGCACTCCGCACCGGGGTGTCCCGGTGATGCGGCTGGGCCGCCCCGCGCTCAACACGATGATGACTTTCGCCGCGGTGGGTCTGCTCGCCTCGTGCCAGGTGCGCAACCACTCAGGCTGCAACACTCAGCAGGCGCTGGCAACGCTGAGCGGGAGATACGGGATCGATGCCATGTGGCCGGTTGCACACCAGATGGTTCCCGGCAGCGCTTACCTGCAGACGCTGAACAGCGCGAGTGAAGGATGGCGCAAGATCTCCATGGAGCAGCATACGAGCCAGCGCTGGGCATTCTGGCGCGTGTACAAGGACCTGAACTGCTATGGTCCTGAAGCGCCCTGCGGCGGGCGCGACGCGGTGCGCAAGCTGGACAAGACATACAAGAACCTGATCGCGCAAACTGTGGTCACCGGTATCCTGGGCTTCGTCATCCAGGGTTTGCACACCTACACGGTGATCTACGGAATGGCGGTGGCGGGGCTCAACGCGATGGATTGGATCTGGGACGCCGTCACTTCGCCGGGCGACGGGAGCGACGGAGTGGTGCCGAATCGCTCGCAGGAATACCCCGGCGCGAACCGCCGCGAAATCATCACGAACGCCGACTCGCACGACGCGGCCAAGAAGAGCGTCGACAAGGCAATCTCGCGGCTCAAGCAGGTACTCAGAGACGAAAGGTGGGCCGGCTCATGA
- a CDS encoding PQQ-binding-like beta-propeller repeat protein codes for MTQTTSDGQVPAVSWMRSVAVFGILMLLGASGCRDILGGGSSSKQWIEWKVAAGRSGLHTSFGAPVADDQRVYLGADTGFVAFDRVTGALLWRSPIEKWGGYRNIISRNGALLFATDQLGPAYSLDAATGTVRWIRHDLAGRGVDFPRSAADDLAWYVATRSLDVMALDPETGRTIWQMRLAADWQEDSGMRGLSVSGDTVYAAAERCLNDNCFEVTGVIVALDRRTGAELWRWQAAGKQNNIVKSPVVAGRLLLGGDRIDNTFFAVDRFTGEEVWRVKGERGFVGPYSPPVVADGVAYSGMGDTRVYAAELETGRVLWSTPTGSSIIDVALCGAYVLVHNQALLVIDRQTGRRVATPVPGDDEFTITDITVYGNHAYIAGNRYLYSIRCD; via the coding sequence ATGACGCAGACCACTTCTGATGGCCAGGTGCCGGCCGTTTCCTGGATGCGCTCGGTGGCGGTGTTTGGAATCCTGATGCTGCTGGGCGCATCCGGGTGCCGCGACATCCTGGGCGGCGGGAGCTCGAGCAAGCAGTGGATCGAGTGGAAGGTCGCCGCGGGGCGCTCGGGGCTGCACACCTCGTTCGGGGCTCCCGTAGCCGACGACCAGCGCGTATATCTGGGAGCCGACACCGGATTCGTGGCCTTCGACCGCGTAACGGGCGCGCTCCTTTGGCGGTCGCCAATCGAGAAGTGGGGTGGCTATCGGAATATCATCAGCAGGAACGGCGCACTCCTGTTCGCAACCGACCAACTTGGACCAGCCTACTCCCTGGATGCCGCAACCGGAACGGTACGCTGGATACGTCACGATCTGGCGGGCCGGGGCGTCGATTTTCCCCGGTCGGCGGCGGACGATCTCGCCTGGTACGTGGCCACTCGCAGCCTGGACGTAATGGCGCTGGACCCGGAGACCGGCAGAACGATCTGGCAAATGCGCCTTGCGGCGGATTGGCAGGAAGATTCCGGGATGCGGGGCCTCTCCGTCTCGGGCGACACGGTCTATGCCGCGGCGGAACGCTGCCTGAACGACAACTGCTTTGAGGTCACGGGCGTGATCGTGGCACTGGACCGCCGTACGGGCGCCGAACTCTGGCGCTGGCAGGCTGCGGGGAAGCAGAACAACATCGTCAAAAGCCCCGTGGTCGCCGGGCGCCTCCTGCTGGGCGGCGACCGCATCGACAACACCTTCTTCGCGGTCGACCGCTTCACGGGCGAGGAGGTGTGGCGCGTGAAGGGGGAGCGCGGGTTCGTGGGACCGTACAGCCCGCCCGTGGTGGCCGATGGCGTGGCGTACTCGGGGATGGGTGACACCCGCGTGTACGCCGCGGAGCTGGAGACGGGCCGGGTCCTGTGGAGCACTCCCACGGGCTCCAGCATCATCGACGTCGCGCTTTGCGGTGCCTACGTGCTCGTGCACAACCAAGCGCTCCTGGTGATCGACCGCCAAACGGGGCGCCGGGTCGCTACGCCGGTTCCCGGGGACGACGAGTTCACCATCACGGACATCACGGTGTACGGCAACCACGCCTACATCGCTGGAAACCGGTACCTGTACTCCATCCGCTGTGACTGA
- a CDS encoding PQQ-binding-like beta-propeller repeat protein, whose protein sequence is MRRIWDEFCAPLARSLAAAACGLLLGASGCRDLLGGSGSGGSRDWIEWKAPAGRLERFAWFGTPAADERRVYMEADSGAVAFDRATGQLAWLSPLKRWGGSRNTLLRGGAVFAAAGGEAPIYSLDAASGAVRWERYDLTASDPSFARSAIDDLSWYVGTRDLRVLALDPATGATRWEARLATDWLSQSVVRGLSVSGDTVYAAAERCLNQNCFEVAAVIVALDRRGGGELWRWQSAGKHSNIMQSAVVSGRFLLGSDRIDNTFFAVDRFTGKEVWRAQGERGFAGPYGPPVVADGVVYAGMGDTRVYAADVESGRVLWSARTGSSILYVAVCGDYVLAHNQALEAIDRRTGKHAGKPVSGIGNELTVSNIQVYGNRAYIAGTQYLYAIRCD, encoded by the coding sequence ATGCGCAGGATCTGGGATGAGTTTTGTGCCCCGCTGGCGCGGAGCCTTGCCGCGGCCGCCTGCGGTCTGCTTCTCGGCGCATCGGGGTGTCGGGACCTGCTGGGGGGAAGTGGAAGCGGCGGGTCGCGGGACTGGATCGAGTGGAAGGCTCCCGCGGGCCGGCTGGAGCGCTTCGCCTGGTTCGGGACCCCGGCCGCCGACGAGAGGCGCGTGTACATGGAGGCGGATTCCGGCGCGGTCGCGTTCGACCGCGCCACCGGCCAGCTGGCGTGGCTGTCACCGCTCAAGCGCTGGGGTGGCTCGCGCAACACGCTGCTGCGCGGCGGTGCGGTCTTCGCCGCGGCGGGAGGGGAGGCGCCGATCTACTCGCTCGACGCCGCCTCGGGCGCGGTTCGCTGGGAACGGTACGACCTTACGGCCTCCGACCCCTCGTTCGCCCGCTCGGCGATCGACGACCTCTCGTGGTACGTGGGTACGCGCGACCTGCGGGTGCTCGCGCTGGACCCGGCGACGGGCGCGACGCGCTGGGAAGCACGCCTCGCCACCGACTGGCTGAGCCAGTCGGTGGTGCGGGGCCTCTCCGTCTCGGGCGACACGGTTTACGCCGCGGCGGAGCGGTGCCTCAACCAGAACTGCTTCGAGGTCGCCGCAGTCATCGTGGCGCTGGACCGCCGCGGCGGCGGCGAGCTCTGGCGCTGGCAGAGCGCCGGCAAGCACAGCAACATAATGCAGAGCGCGGTGGTGTCGGGGCGCTTCCTGCTGGGCTCCGACCGCATCGACAATACCTTCTTCGCCGTGGACCGCTTCACCGGCAAGGAAGTGTGGCGCGCGCAGGGCGAACGCGGATTTGCGGGGCCGTACGGACCGCCGGTGGTCGCGGACGGAGTGGTGTACGCCGGAATGGGTGACACCCGCGTGTATGCCGCCGACGTGGAATCCGGGCGTGTGCTGTGGAGCGCCCGCACCGGCTCGAGCATCCTGTACGTAGCCGTCTGCGGCGACTACGTGCTGGCGCACAATCAGGCGCTGGAGGCCATCGACCGCAGGACCGGCAAGCACGCGGGCAAGCCTGTCTCCGGCATCGGCAACGAGCTCACCGTATCCAACATCCAGGTGTACGGAAACCGGGCCTACATCGCGGGGACACAATATCTGTACGCCATCCGCTGCGATTGA